The Thermosynechococcus sp. CL-1 genomic interval CAGACCCCCATAAATCCTTGACAATAAGAGACAAACAGTCCATTTACCCAACCTCCATGTCCAGCGATTTAATTTATCCTTCCACTCTCTTACTCACGAGTCTCTTGGCCGTCGGATTTGTGTTTTTTATTCGTGCTTCCACCAAAGAACGCATTGAAACCAAAGAATGGCTCATTGCCCAGCCCATTGCTGAACTTGCTCCCCGCCTCAAGCAGTATTTCCAGCAGCGGGGCTACCGCCTGCATACCGTCAGTGCTGATGGCAGTGAAGTGACGTTTCAGGGAAATGTTGCCGCTAGTCCCTTTTTGGCCGCATTGCTTTTTGGCCTTGCCGTCTCCGGTGCCACAGCGATCGCCCTTGTGTTGACCGTTCTCTTTCCCGATCGCGGCATTCTGGCCTTTGGTCTGATTGGCCTGACGCCCATTGCCCCGTGGTTCTATTGGCGAGGTGCCCAACGGCTCGAAACCGTCAAACTCTCTTTGCAACCCCATGCGATCGGTACCCAAGTCACCCTAGAGGGACACCGCGATGAACTAATGACTTTCGAGAACACGGTGTTGGGAGCTTTGTAGGCTGCCTTCTTGGCTGAGGTGCATAACGGAAAAAACATCACAGGATAATCTTTTGACGACCTGTGAGGGACTTCGCGATGACCTACTCGCAAACCACCACCACCACTGATGAGCGTACCTTTGGTCAACTCCTGCTTGAACTCGACATCCACCTCAGTCCCGAAGAAGTGGATCGTTTAGAGAAAAACTTTCGGGTGTATCTCGCCTGTGAAGGCTACCCCCTCACTAAAGTTCCCCACTGCGCTGTCGAGCGTCAGGTAGATAGTCATGGTCGCTTGATGGCTGAAACGGTCAAGCCCAGTTCCCTAGAGACCAACGCCGCCTTTGAGCGGGCTTGTCAATGTGCTCAGATGTCCCTGAGTCACCTCAGTGCGATGACCGAACGCTTCCTAGGGGATCTCCAAGACTTGGCCACAAGCCACGGTTACCCCAAACGGTTGGGAACTGACCTTGCGCGGGGAATTCTCGCCAACTATTGGCAACAGTGGGGTCGGGAGCGATTTTACCAATGGGTGATTTGGTTGGTGGAAAATTACACCAATGAATCCACGGAAGAAATTCGTGAATTGAGCGAACTCTATGAAACAGCGTTAGAAATTTATGATCAA includes:
- a CDS encoding cofactor assembly of complex C subunit B, producing the protein MSSDLIYPSTLLLTSLLAVGFVFFIRASTKERIETKEWLIAQPIAELAPRLKQYFQQRGYRLHTVSADGSEVTFQGNVAASPFLAALLFGLAVSGATAIALVLTVLFPDRGILAFGLIGLTPIAPWFYWRGAQRLETVKLSLQPHAIGTQVTLEGHRDELMTFENTVLGAL